The Actinocatenispora sera genome has a window encoding:
- a CDS encoding type II toxin-antitoxin system VapC family toxin has product MAYLLDTNVVSEIQKPRPAAAVLAWWDSVSAAEVFLSVLTIGEIRQGITRLAHRDPSRAARYEQWHDALLATFGDHIAPVDLAVAQLWGQLSAATPTAEVDGLIAATAMANGWTLVTRNVRHMARTGAPILNPFESASA; this is encoded by the coding sequence ATGGCGTATCTGCTCGACACGAACGTCGTGTCCGAGATCCAGAAGCCGCGGCCGGCCGCAGCCGTGCTGGCGTGGTGGGACTCGGTATCCGCCGCCGAGGTGTTTCTCAGCGTGCTGACGATAGGGGAGATCCGGCAAGGCATCACCCGACTCGCACACCGCGACCCGAGTCGGGCCGCCCGGTACGAGCAGTGGCACGACGCACTGCTGGCGACCTTCGGCGACCACATCGCCCCGGTGGACCTTGCCGTCGCGCAACTGTGGGGGCAGCTCAGCGCAGCGACCCCGACAGCGGAGGTCGACGGGCTGATCGCCGCCACCGCGATGGCAAATGGTTGGACCCTGGTCACCCGCAACGTGCGGCACATGGCGCGCACCGGAGCCCCGATCCTCAACCCGTTCGAGTCCGCGTCGGCCTGA
- a CDS encoding type II toxin-antitoxin system Phd/YefM family antitoxin, with translation MAHATEPRHWQVQEAKQRFSEVLRAAESDGPQFVTRHGKEIAVIVDIDSWHDYHDKARPDFKEFLASGPPIDELDIRRSSEPARIVDFGD, from the coding sequence ATGGCGCACGCAACCGAACCCCGGCACTGGCAGGTGCAGGAGGCGAAGCAGCGGTTCAGCGAGGTGCTGCGGGCCGCGGAGTCCGATGGCCCGCAGTTCGTCACCCGGCACGGGAAGGAGATCGCGGTGATCGTCGACATCGACTCCTGGCACGACTACCACGACAAGGCACGGCCGGATTTCAAGGAGTTCCTGGCATCCGGCCCGCCGATCGACGAACTCGACATCCGCCGCTCGTCGGAACCAGCCCGCATCGTCGACTTCGGAGACTGA